From the Myxococcales bacterium genome, one window contains:
- a CDS encoding ribose-phosphate pyrophosphokinase, translating into MKLFSGNSNLALSRNIADYLGMSLGQAEVGTFSDGECSVEITENVRGMDCFVLQSLCAPANVHIMELLIMLDALKRSSARRVTAVVPYYGYARQDRKVKPRVPITAKLVADLLTTAGADRVLCLDLHAGQIQGFFNIPVDNLYATGVLLKAMKKRVPGPVTIISPDAGGVERARAYAKRLDASLVIVDKRRERANVSEVMHIIGDVKGATCVIVDDMVDTAGTLAEAARSLIKAGAESVYAAVAHPVLSGPAIKRLIESPLSELIVTDSIPLRTEARECGKIHVVSVAEHMGEAIRRINNEESVSSLFD; encoded by the coding sequence ATGAAGTTGTTCAGCGGAAATTCAAACCTCGCCCTGTCGCGAAACATCGCAGACTATCTCGGGATGAGTCTCGGTCAGGCCGAGGTCGGCACGTTCAGTGACGGCGAGTGCAGCGTCGAGATCACCGAGAACGTGCGCGGTATGGACTGCTTCGTGCTTCAGTCGTTGTGTGCCCCCGCCAACGTCCACATCATGGAACTGCTCATCATGCTGGATGCGCTCAAGCGTTCGTCTGCGCGCAGAGTGACGGCGGTTGTCCCCTACTACGGCTACGCGCGCCAGGATCGCAAGGTCAAACCCCGCGTTCCCATCACGGCAAAGTTGGTCGCAGACCTGCTGACGACCGCCGGGGCCGATCGCGTGCTGTGCCTGGACCTGCACGCGGGTCAGATTCAGGGCTTCTTCAATATTCCGGTCGACAATCTCTATGCCACCGGTGTGTTGCTGAAAGCAATGAAAAAGCGCGTGCCCGGGCCTGTGACGATCATCTCTCCGGATGCCGGCGGCGTGGAGCGGGCGCGTGCCTACGCCAAGCGGCTCGACGCCAGCCTGGTCATTGTCGACAAGCGCCGCGAGAGAGCCAATGTCTCCGAAGTGATGCACATCATCGGCGACGTAAAAGGTGCGACCTGCGTGATCGTCGACGACATGGTCGACACGGCCGGCACCCTGGCCGAGGCGGCGCGCAGTTTGATCAAAGCCGGTGCCGAATCCGTTTATGCCGCAGTCGCGCATCCGGTGCTTTCGGGACCCGCGATCAAGCGATTGATCGAATCCCCGTTGTCGGAGCTGATCGTGACCGATTCGATTCCGCTCCGAACCGAGGCGCGAGAATGCGGCAAGATTCACGTGGTCTCTGTGGCCGAGCATATGGGCGAAGCCATTCGCCGCATCAACAACGAAGAAAGTGTGAGTTCGCTTTTCGACTGA
- a CDS encoding Na+/H+ antiporter NhaA, which translates to MSQEKRSVVNLLQEFSIPLLVGVVAALFAANFAHGWYEHAVHWKPFGDLAVFGHELTLHFLVNDIFMVLFFGIAAKEITESCLPGGSLNPPRKAINPLMATVGGIVGPILVFILGLIACFELGIYDPAEVDFNALARGWGVPTATDIALAWLVARMVFGKGHPAVAFLLLLAVADDAVGLGIIAIFYGDPSTPAAHAYLGLVLLGMGVTYGLRRMGVQQWPVYILTAGPISWCGLMLAHLHPALALAVVVPFLPAPSRDTGLYVDEDEVDQMGEQAAAESHTEHSPLHLFEHQRKSTVDFGLFFFAFCNAGVVLASIGPMTWLILGALVIGKTAGVTFMGLLARRLGFPLPAGMGVGDLVMAGFIAALGLTVALFVATAAFNDPALQGQAKMGALFSGFVGLAAIVVARIVSAVQARVSEADELGHGAGAGVGDHLPVPMAAKGPDE; encoded by the coding sequence GTGAGTCAAGAGAAGCGCAGCGTCGTCAACCTGCTTCAGGAATTTTCCATACCACTCTTGGTGGGCGTGGTGGCGGCGCTCTTCGCTGCCAACTTCGCTCACGGTTGGTACGAACACGCGGTGCATTGGAAGCCGTTTGGGGATCTCGCCGTCTTTGGACACGAACTCACGCTTCACTTTCTGGTCAACGATATTTTCATGGTGCTGTTCTTTGGCATCGCGGCCAAAGAGATCACCGAGTCTTGCCTGCCCGGGGGTAGCCTGAATCCGCCGCGCAAGGCGATCAACCCGCTGATGGCCACCGTGGGCGGTATCGTTGGCCCGATTCTCGTGTTCATCCTCGGCCTGATTGCTTGTTTCGAGCTGGGGATCTACGACCCCGCCGAAGTGGACTTCAATGCGCTGGCTCGGGGTTGGGGCGTGCCGACCGCAACCGATATCGCCCTGGCCTGGTTGGTTGCGCGGATGGTCTTTGGCAAAGGGCATCCAGCGGTGGCCTTCCTGTTGCTGCTCGCTGTCGCCGACGATGCGGTCGGGCTGGGGATCATCGCCATCTTCTACGGCGATCCCAGCACACCCGCCGCCCACGCCTATCTCGGTCTCGTATTGCTCGGGATGGGCGTCACATACGGCTTGCGGCGCATGGGAGTTCAGCAGTGGCCGGTCTACATCCTGACTGCGGGCCCAATCTCCTGGTGTGGTCTGATGCTGGCCCACCTGCATCCGGCGCTTGCGCTCGCGGTGGTCGTTCCATTCTTGCCGGCTCCCTCTCGGGATACCGGATTGTACGTGGACGAAGACGAAGTCGACCAAATGGGTGAGCAAGCGGCAGCGGAAAGCCATACGGAACACTCTCCGCTGCACCTGTTCGAGCATCAACGGAAGTCGACGGTGGACTTTGGGCTCTTCTTCTTTGCGTTCTGCAACGCGGGCGTGGTGTTGGCTTCGATTGGCCCCATGACCTGGCTGATCCTCGGCGCGTTGGTGATCGGCAAGACCGCCGGGGTCACGTTCATGGGCTTGCTGGCCCGACGACTCGGGTTTCCGCTTCCGGCGGGTATGGGGGTCGGCGACCTGGTCATGGCCGGGTTCATCGCTGCGCTCGGCTTGACGGTCGCGCTTTTTGTCGCGACCGCCGCATTTAACGATCCCGCGTTGCAGGGGCAAGCCAAGATGGGTGCGCTGTTTTCCGGCTTCGTCGGTCTGGCCGCCATCGTCGTGGCGCGGATCGTGAGTGCCGTCCAGGCTCGAGTCAGCGAAGCAGACGAATTGGGCCACGGTGCTGGTGCTGGGGTGGGGGATCATCTCCCTGTTCCAATGGCTGCCAAAGGTCCAGACGAATAG
- the dnaB gene encoding replicative DNA helicase, translated as MDPRRRVPPSDLDAEKAVLSAILLDNNAIHSIVTEVSTDSFYHPAHRALYGAMLTLKDRNQPVDLVTLADYLKSNDLLESVGGVVMLAEIADYEATAANIVHYARIVREKSVKRSLISVASEIVNLGYDEIQSSDQLLDEAESRIFGLSQEQAKSTLSPLKVEVHSAIDHIEMLMSRGGDLTGLRTHFKELDEMTGGLQPGDLIIIAARPSMGKTALALNFARNVAVGSTKKVAVFSLEMTTQSLVMRLLASEAQVDAAKFRNGFITQESHGQLVRAAELLSAANIWIDDTPAPTVLEIRAKCRRMHSQRGLDLVIVDYLQLARADHRVASREQEISEISRGLKGLAKELNIPVIALSQLNRGPEGRKDDKRPILADLRESGAIEQDADIIGFIYRDVVYNPETEHPGLAELLIRKQRNGPTGTVKLEFIGRYALFKDWPEHEQSYAGPGSGSFDSGGSFPTDRSYADDPL; from the coding sequence GTGGATCCTCGACGTCGCGTTCCCCCGAGTGACCTCGACGCGGAGAAGGCCGTTCTCTCGGCCATCTTGCTGGACAACAACGCCATTCACTCGATCGTGACGGAAGTCTCGACCGACTCCTTCTATCACCCCGCCCATCGCGCGCTCTACGGGGCGATGTTGACCCTGAAGGACAGAAACCAACCTGTCGATCTGGTGACGCTGGCCGACTATCTGAAATCAAATGATCTGCTCGAGTCGGTGGGAGGCGTGGTGATGTTGGCGGAGATCGCCGACTACGAGGCTACTGCAGCCAACATCGTTCACTACGCCCGCATCGTGCGCGAAAAGAGTGTGAAGCGAAGCTTGATCAGCGTCGCGTCCGAGATCGTGAATCTCGGATATGACGAGATTCAGTCTTCAGACCAACTGCTCGACGAGGCCGAGTCGAGGATCTTCGGCCTGAGCCAGGAACAGGCCAAGTCCACCCTGAGTCCGCTCAAGGTCGAAGTCCACAGCGCGATCGATCACATCGAGATGTTGATGTCCCGGGGCGGCGACCTCACCGGGTTGCGCACCCACTTCAAAGAACTCGACGAAATGACCGGGGGACTGCAGCCGGGGGATCTGATCATCATCGCCGCCCGGCCCTCGATGGGAAAGACCGCCCTGGCGCTCAACTTCGCCCGCAACGTGGCGGTCGGCAGCACAAAAAAGGTTGCGGTTTTTTCCCTCGAGATGACGACCCAGTCCCTCGTCATGCGCTTGTTGGCGAGCGAAGCGCAGGTCGATGCGGCCAAGTTCCGCAACGGATTCATCACGCAGGAAAGTCATGGCCAACTCGTGCGGGCCGCCGAATTGCTGTCGGCCGCAAACATCTGGATCGACGATACGCCGGCGCCCACGGTGCTCGAGATTCGCGCCAAATGCCGTCGCATGCATTCCCAACGCGGATTGGATCTGGTGATCGTCGACTATCTGCAATTGGCCCGGGCCGACCACCGCGTCGCGAGCCGCGAGCAAGAAATTTCCGAGATCAGCCGCGGTCTCAAGGGCCTGGCCAAGGAACTGAATATTCCGGTGATCGCGCTGTCGCAGTTGAACCGCGGTCCCGAGGGCCGCAAAGACGACAAGCGACCCATCCTCGCCGACCTTCGCGAATCCGGGGCGATCGAACAAGATGCAGACATCATTGGCTTCATCTATCGCGACGTCGTCTACAACCCCGAGACCGAACACCCCGGTCTGGCAGAGTTGTTGATTCGCAAGCAGCGCAATGGGCCGACCGGAACCGTGAAGCTCGAATTCATCGGCCGCTATGCGTTGTTCAAGGACTGGCCCGAACACGAACAGTCCTATGCAGGCCCAGGTTCGGGAAGCTTTGACTCCGGCGGAAGTTTCCCCACCGACCGCAGCTACGCGGACGATCCTCTCTAG
- the pdxS gene encoding pyridoxal 5'-phosphate synthase lyase subunit PdxS, giving the protein MASKADETKSRTNGAGRTTAEAFELKVGLAEMMKGGVIMDVTNAEQAKLAESAGACAVMALERVPSDIRRDGGVARMSQVEMIEEIQKCVSIPVMAKVRIGHMMEARVLEAMGIDFIDESEVLTPADEAHHVDKHAYKVPFVCGARNLGEALRRIGEGAAMIRTKGEAGSGNIVEAVRHLRTVIGDIRALGALRPEELMAQAKDLGAPYDLVCYVHENGRLPVPNFAAGGVATPPDAALCRMLGAEAVFVGSGIFKSADPEARARAIVRACTHWEDPAEVLESCRGLGDAMEGIEMETLDESQRMANRGW; this is encoded by the coding sequence ATGGCGAGCAAGGCAGACGAGACGAAGAGCAGAACCAATGGCGCTGGGCGAACGACCGCCGAGGCCTTCGAACTCAAGGTCGGGTTGGCGGAAATGATGAAGGGCGGCGTGATCATGGACGTCACCAACGCCGAACAAGCCAAGCTCGCCGAAAGCGCAGGCGCGTGTGCGGTGATGGCGCTCGAACGCGTGCCGTCGGACATTCGCCGCGATGGTGGTGTTGCGCGCATGAGCCAGGTCGAGATGATCGAAGAGATCCAAAAATGTGTCTCGATCCCCGTGATGGCCAAGGTGCGAATCGGGCACATGATGGAAGCTCGGGTTCTCGAAGCCATGGGAATCGATTTCATCGATGAGAGCGAAGTATTGACCCCGGCCGATGAGGCTCACCATGTCGACAAGCACGCGTACAAGGTCCCGTTCGTCTGCGGTGCACGCAATCTCGGGGAGGCGTTGCGCAGGATCGGCGAGGGCGCGGCGATGATTCGCACCAAGGGCGAGGCCGGCAGCGGAAACATCGTCGAAGCGGTGCGGCACCTGCGCACCGTGATTGGTGACATTCGCGCACTCGGCGCACTGCGGCCGGAAGAATTGATGGCGCAGGCAAAGGATCTGGGCGCGCCCTACGACCTCGTGTGTTACGTCCACGAAAATGGTCGCTTGCCGGTGCCCAACTTTGCCGCGGGTGGGGTGGCGACACCGCCCGATGCGGCGTTGTGCCGCATGCTCGGGGCCGAAGCCGTGTTCGTCGGATCGGGGATCTTCAAGAGCGCCGATCCGGAGGCGCGCGCCCGGGCCATCGTGCGCGCCTGCACCCACTGGGAGGATCCGGCCGAGGTGCTCGAGTCCTGCCGAGGGCTGGGCGACGCCATGGAGGGGATTGAAATGGAGACCCTCGACGAGAGCCAGCGGATGGCAAACCGCGGCTGGTAG
- the rpsF gene encoding 30S ribosomal protein S6, which yields MREYETTIIVQPEISADGTAAIFERVGRAFTEHDSVRLLCEDLGKRKLAYEIRKFHKGHYYVLSFLDDGQVIPAFERVLRLNESVLRFMTIQTDPDVTDVEARKVVAAEAEAEQVRKAEERAVREEEEAKARAEIERVAAEEAAAAAREAAAAAEEAAPADGDSEEPAAAETEGAEAAKSDAKSDAKDAAESSKKASDADEAGDSSEEETS from the coding sequence TTGCGGGAATACGAAACGACTATCATCGTCCAGCCGGAAATTTCCGCGGACGGCACTGCTGCGATCTTCGAGCGGGTCGGCCGGGCCTTCACTGAGCACGATTCCGTTCGGCTCTTGTGCGAAGACCTGGGCAAGCGAAAGCTCGCCTACGAGATTCGCAAGTTTCACAAGGGCCACTATTACGTTCTCTCGTTTTTGGACGACGGCCAGGTCATTCCGGCCTTCGAGCGCGTGCTTCGACTCAACGAGTCGGTGCTGCGTTTCATGACCATTCAGACGGACCCCGATGTCACCGACGTCGAAGCGCGCAAGGTTGTAGCTGCCGAAGCCGAAGCCGAGCAGGTGCGCAAGGCAGAGGAGCGCGCAGTGCGCGAGGAAGAAGAGGCCAAGGCAAGGGCAGAAATCGAACGCGTGGCCGCCGAGGAAGCAGCGGCTGCAGCGCGCGAAGCCGCGGCCGCCGCCGAAGAGGCCGCTCCAGCGGACGGTGATTCGGAAGAGCCGGCCGCCGCCGAGACTGAGGGTGCTGAAGCTGCCAAATCCGACGCCAAATCCGACGCCAAAGACGCTGCCGAGTCGAGCAAAAAAGCGAGTGACGCCGATGAGGCTGGCGACTCGAGCGAGGAGGAGACCTCATGA
- a CDS encoding 50S ribosomal protein L25, translating to MADPTLAVELRSDTGKGFARRLRTQGRVPAVVYGHNRASISLTLEASELENLLKSSHAGLNTLIDLQGASEVKGKIVLVKELQRHPVAGTLVHADFFEIDRSEKIHVSVPIHLTGSAVGVSLGGILEHSMREIDLACLPTAIPDSIDIDVSALEVGDTLHVSDLTLPDGVETSADPGLAVAHVAVPKVEEVPEVVAEGEAVEGDVAEGEAAKDDAAADDDKAADAKDSDK from the coding sequence GTGGCCGATCCAACACTCGCAGTCGAACTTAGAAGCGATACGGGCAAGGGCTTTGCGCGCCGCTTGCGCACCCAGGGTCGGGTCCCGGCAGTGGTCTATGGACACAACCGGGCGTCGATCTCACTCACCCTCGAGGCGAGCGAACTCGAGAACCTGCTGAAGTCGAGCCACGCGGGGCTCAATACCCTGATCGACCTTCAGGGTGCGAGCGAGGTCAAGGGCAAGATCGTGTTGGTCAAAGAACTCCAACGACACCCGGTCGCCGGCACCCTGGTGCATGCTGATTTCTTCGAAATCGACAGGTCGGAGAAAATCCACGTTTCGGTTCCGATTCACCTGACCGGTAGCGCGGTGGGCGTAAGTCTCGGCGGAATTCTCGAACACTCGATGCGCGAAATCGATCTCGCTTGTCTCCCCACGGCCATTCCCGACTCGATCGATATCGACGTCAGTGCGCTGGAAGTTGGCGACACACTTCACGTTAGCGATCTGACCCTTCCCGACGGTGTAGAAACGAGCGCCGATCCGGGTCTTGCCGTTGCGCACGTTGCAGTGCCCAAGGTCGAGGAGGTCCCGGAAGTCGTGGCTGAGGGCGAAGCAGTCGAGGGCGATGTTGCTGAGGGCGAGGCCGCCAAGGACGATGCGGCCGCTGACGATGACAAAGCCGCAGACGCAAAAGATTCGGACAAATAG
- a CDS encoding 4-(cytidine 5'-diphospho)-2-C-methyl-D-erythritol kinase translates to MTAATSTSTSTALAPAKLNLGLRVLGRKPDGYHLLESLFVPLELADRLSLELGAIAPAASAPDLDIAFEMLGTPELPASSSFPEVSENLAVRAARAFFAAARWSGSLSIRLEKSIPIGAGLGGGSSDAGTILRMLHALHPEALNRRALSELAAELGADVPFFLMPEPSLVSGIGAEISPLPGLPEQWLLLVNPGVSLATAEVFEQFDRGSAALTLDRTRYTMRALEGLSGGLRAAETLSKAFDSGLLENDLEAAATSLCPAIGVLKERLRNLGARWTGMSGSGATVYGVFADEALALSALERADFEAPIWACVTRTLGEIESVARRSV, encoded by the coding sequence ATGACCGCCGCGACCTCGACGAGCACGAGCACCGCATTGGCTCCTGCCAAGTTGAACCTCGGCCTGCGGGTATTGGGTCGCAAGCCCGATGGCTACCACCTGCTCGAGAGTCTCTTCGTTCCCCTGGAACTCGCGGATCGTCTCAGCCTGGAGCTCGGGGCGATTGCGCCGGCGGCTTCCGCCCCGGACCTCGATATTGCTTTCGAGATGCTTGGCACCCCCGAGCTTCCGGCCAGTTCGTCGTTTCCCGAGGTTTCGGAGAATCTCGCGGTGCGAGCCGCTCGGGCTTTTTTCGCGGCTGCGAGATGGTCGGGGAGCTTGTCGATCCGGCTCGAGAAGTCGATTCCGATCGGGGCCGGGCTCGGCGGCGGGTCGAGCGATGCCGGTACGATTTTGCGGATGCTCCATGCGTTGCATCCCGAGGCATTGAACCGCCGCGCCCTGTCCGAGCTCGCGGCCGAACTCGGGGCGGACGTTCCCTTCTTTCTCATGCCCGAGCCCAGCCTGGTGAGCGGGATCGGCGCGGAAATCTCTCCTCTCCCCGGGCTACCAGAGCAGTGGCTGTTGCTGGTCAATCCCGGCGTATCCCTCGCAACCGCTGAGGTTTTCGAGCAATTCGATCGCGGGTCGGCCGCGTTGACGCTCGACCGGACCCGCTATACGATGCGGGCGCTCGAGGGACTCAGTGGGGGCCTCCGGGCCGCAGAAACGCTTTCGAAGGCATTCGATTCGGGACTGCTCGAAAACGATCTCGAAGCTGCGGCCACCAGTCTCTGTCCGGCCATCGGAGTGCTCAAAGAGCGACTTCGGAATCTCGGGGCACGCTGGACAGGAATGAGCGGGAGTGGCGCCACGGTTTATGGCGTCTTCGCCGACGAGGCTCTGGCCCTTTCGGCGCTCGAGCGGGCGGATTTTGAGGCGCCCATTTGGGCATGCGTCACGCGGACGCTGGGGGAAATCGAAAGCGTAGCGCGAAGAAGCGTGTAG
- a CDS encoding 50S ribosomal protein L9 codes for MSAIDVILRENVAKLGSAGDLVSVKPGFARNYLVPGGMAILATHANVKALEHNKRVISEKLAKDLKDLRATSHKLKSMVIEVKRRAGEDGKLFGSVTTQNIAELIAEKGMKIDRRKIVLPESIKEVGEHTIGIKLHSDIDTTVKLIVSLEE; via the coding sequence ATGAGTGCGATCGATGTGATTCTGCGCGAGAACGTGGCCAAGCTCGGCAGCGCCGGCGACCTCGTCAGCGTGAAACCCGGCTTCGCCCGCAACTACCTGGTTCCCGGCGGGATGGCGATTCTTGCCACCCACGCAAACGTCAAGGCGTTGGAACACAACAAGCGCGTAATCTCCGAAAAGCTCGCCAAGGACCTGAAAGACTTGCGCGCAACCTCGCACAAGTTGAAGAGCATGGTGATCGAGGTCAAGCGGCGCGCTGGCGAAGACGGCAAGCTCTTCGGGTCGGTCACCACGCAGAACATCGCCGAGTTGATCGCGGAGAAGGGCATGAAGATCGATCGCCGCAAGATCGTGTTGCCCGAGTCGATCAAAGAAGTTGGCGAGCACACGATCGGAATCAAACTCCATTCGGATATTGATACGACTGTGAAGCTGATCGTGAGCCTCGAAGAGTAG
- a CDS encoding aminoacyl-tRNA hydrolase: MRLLVGLGNPGPNHARTRHNVGFRVLDALASRHRIEIHTPAFAGHFGRGLIAGCEVGLLKPETFMNRSGSAVAAALAAMPSVELTRDLILVYDDLDLPFGRLRLRGQGGAGGHRGAADVIDALGSDGFARLRFGIGRPPESSSTIDYVLEEFSADEENKLVARIDAAVQALEASIADGIEAAMSDFNAEPSPGD; encoded by the coding sequence TTGAGGCTGCTGGTTGGACTTGGCAATCCGGGGCCGAACCACGCGAGAACCCGCCACAATGTGGGTTTTCGGGTGCTCGACGCGTTGGCGTCCCGCCACCGGATCGAGATCCATACCCCCGCTTTCGCGGGGCACTTCGGCCGGGGTCTGATCGCGGGCTGTGAAGTGGGCCTGCTCAAGCCAGAGACCTTCATGAATCGCTCGGGTAGCGCGGTTGCGGCCGCACTCGCCGCCATGCCCAGCGTGGAACTGACCCGGGACCTGATCCTGGTCTACGACGATCTCGATCTACCCTTCGGGCGCTTGCGCCTGCGAGGGCAGGGAGGAGCCGGGGGGCATCGCGGGGCAGCGGATGTGATCGACGCGCTCGGGAGCGATGGCTTTGCGCGCCTGCGCTTCGGGATCGGGCGTCCACCCGAGTCGAGTTCCACGATCGACTATGTCCTCGAAGAATTTTCCGCCGACGAAGAAAATAAGTTGGTTGCGAGAATAGACGCGGCGGTTCAAGCGCTTGAAGCGTCCATTGCCGATGGCATCGAAGCCGCGATGAGCGACTTCAATGCTGAGCCGTCGCCGGGAGATTGA
- the pdxT gene encoding pyridoxal 5'-phosphate synthase glutaminase subunit PdxT, whose amino-acid sequence MNVGILAIQGDVDAHAQALERLGASTQPVLREKHLAEIDALVLPGGESTTIAKGLDRLGLYGPLLSFAESGRPILGTCAGAILLAKASQNHPVRTLGLIDLVAHRNAYGTQVDSFAAVADTPEQGAPEAARAFSGLRCVFIRAPRLAELSSDVEVLVRVEGAPVLVRRDNLIVCTFHPELGGDPRVHQLLDPA is encoded by the coding sequence GTGAACGTCGGAATCTTGGCCATCCAGGGAGACGTCGATGCACACGCCCAGGCGCTCGAGCGCCTGGGCGCGAGCACCCAGCCGGTTTTGCGAGAAAAGCACCTCGCCGAGATCGACGCATTGGTGCTGCCCGGGGGAGAAAGCACGACCATCGCCAAGGGGTTGGATCGCCTCGGGCTCTACGGGCCGCTGCTCTCCTTTGCCGAATCCGGTCGACCCATTCTCGGAACCTGCGCCGGGGCAATTCTGCTCGCCAAAGCCTCCCAGAACCATCCGGTCAGAACCCTGGGCCTGATCGATCTCGTGGCGCATCGCAACGCCTACGGAACCCAGGTCGATTCCTTTGCGGCCGTGGCCGATACCCCAGAGCAGGGAGCTCCCGAGGCTGCGAGGGCCTTTTCGGGGCTTCGCTGCGTGTTCATCCGCGCGCCGCGCCTGGCGGAGCTTTCCTCCGATGTCGAAGTATTGGTCCGGGTCGAGGGGGCTCCGGTGCTGGTCCGCCGGGATAATCTGATCGTCTGCACATTCCACCCAGAGCTGGGCGGCGACCCGCGGGTCCACCAGTTGCTCGATCCGGCGTAA
- a CDS encoding PLP-dependent aminotransferase family protein, producing MRLPDLDHSGQSDLPVYQQIASQLRLQIESGEVAAGTRLPAIRALAKDLRVNRDTVSMAYEALAAHGLVESTVGRGTFVRRERAEAEQVAVALSAQVEQLLHFDAGRPRYPAVDNAVSLNSLVPEASLYPVKEFRRCLEHVLDGGGAELFLYGDTQGHLGLRDAIAERLRKADVPVAASEIVLCHGASQGIALAIRLFASQGDTVAVESPTYHNVLGTLVSFGVRAAEVPMNSDGPDLDALDRLLARPEVKAFYTIPTFHNPMGTTTGVAHRRALLRVAARHGKPIIEDAFEMDLRLRGQQVLPLAALDEVGSVVHLSSFSKSLFPGVRTGALAARGRAVEGLVALKHASDLADSLPLQAAMEEFIRAGHYDRHLERLKPILRSRLDCMLEALSELMPEGTQVTEPEGGYQVWVELPFEVDTRDLMADAARAGVLFAPGSHFLPDRGPSRGMRLTIAQAEVSEIRRGIEALAKVVNSASTTRTPEPLTAGAHL from the coding sequence ATGCGTCTTCCCGACCTCGATCATTCCGGTCAATCGGACCTTCCGGTATACCAACAGATCGCGAGCCAGCTGAGGCTTCAAATCGAATCTGGCGAGGTTGCTGCGGGAACGCGACTGCCGGCAATTCGCGCACTCGCGAAGGATCTCAGGGTCAACCGGGACACAGTTTCGATGGCGTACGAAGCCCTCGCCGCCCACGGACTGGTCGAATCCACCGTAGGTCGCGGAACCTTTGTGCGCCGGGAACGCGCCGAAGCCGAACAGGTCGCGGTGGCGTTGAGCGCACAGGTCGAACAACTGCTGCACTTCGACGCGGGGCGCCCCCGATACCCTGCGGTCGACAACGCGGTATCGCTGAACTCGCTGGTGCCCGAAGCCTCTCTCTATCCGGTCAAAGAATTTCGGCGCTGTCTCGAACATGTGTTGGACGGGGGTGGGGCGGAACTGTTTTTGTACGGCGACACCCAGGGTCATCTGGGCCTGCGCGATGCGATCGCGGAGAGACTGCGCAAAGCGGATGTTCCCGTCGCCGCAAGCGAGATCGTACTGTGTCATGGTGCGAGCCAGGGGATCGCTCTCGCGATTCGGTTGTTCGCGTCTCAAGGGGACACGGTTGCGGTCGAATCCCCGACTTACCACAACGTGCTCGGCACCCTGGTGAGTTTTGGAGTGCGCGCGGCGGAAGTGCCGATGAATTCGGACGGACCCGACCTCGATGCGCTCGATCGACTGTTGGCGCGTCCCGAGGTCAAGGCTTTCTACACGATTCCAACTTTTCACAACCCGATGGGAACGACCACGGGCGTAGCGCATCGCCGGGCATTGCTCCGGGTGGCGGCGCGACACGGCAAACCGATCATTGAAGACGCCTTCGAAATGGATCTGCGCTTGCGTGGACAGCAGGTTCTTCCCCTCGCGGCGCTGGACGAGGTGGGCAGCGTGGTCCATCTCAGTTCCTTCTCAAAGTCCCTGTTCCCGGGTGTTCGCACCGGTGCGCTGGCGGCCCGAGGACGAGCGGTCGAAGGGCTGGTCGCCCTCAAACACGCATCAGATCTAGCGGACTCGCTTCCGCTGCAGGCCGCGATGGAAGAGTTCATACGGGCGGGGCACTACGACCGGCATTTGGAACGGCTGAAACCGATCTTGCGGAGTCGACTCGACTGCATGCTCGAGGCCCTGTCAGAATTGATGCCCGAAGGAACCCAGGTGACCGAACCCGAGGGTGGCTATCAGGTCTGGGTCGAGTTGCCGTTCGAGGTGGATACCCGCGATCTGATGGCAGACGCCGCTCGCGCGGGGGTGTTGTTCGCCCCGGGATCGCATTTTCTTCCCGACCGCGGTCCATCCCGCGGCATGCGGCTGACCATTGCCCAGGCCGAGGTCAGCGAGATCCGTCGCGGCATCGAAGCCCTGGCGAAGGTGGTCAACAGCGCGAGCACGACCCGGACGCCGGAGCCCCTGACAGCAGGCGCCCACTTGTAA
- a CDS encoding 30S ribosomal protein S18 translates to MSEEVGRTETDQGERDDRVERSPRPSSDRPSRGSWSVKAKLRARARKKARKAKKGMFQRRKVCRYCADKKLVLSYKDPKTLRLFISETGKVTPRRISGTCAKHQRKLATAIKRARQIALLPIAAGHM, encoded by the coding sequence ATGAGCGAAGAAGTCGGCCGCACCGAGACGGACCAGGGTGAACGCGACGATCGCGTTGAACGAAGCCCCCGACCCTCTAGCGATCGTCCGAGCCGGGGCAGCTGGAGCGTAAAGGCCAAGCTCCGTGCGCGAGCGCGCAAGAAGGCACGCAAGGCCAAGAAGGGCATGTTCCAGCGGCGCAAGGTTTGCCGCTACTGCGCGGACAAGAAGCTGGTCCTCAGTTACAAGGACCCGAAGACGCTCAGGCTTTTCATTTCCGAGACGGGCAAGGTGACGCCGCGCCGGATCTCCGGGACCTGCGCGAAACACCAGCGCAAGCTGGCGACTGCGATCAAACGCGCGCGTCAAATTGCCCTCCTGCCCATCGCGGCAGGGCATATGTAG